A part of Actinomycetota bacterium genomic DNA contains:
- a CDS encoding DUF3107 domain-containing protein, translating into MNIRIGMIYTPKELEIELADDQDGPKIIDQVTESVGQEASMLWLTDRKGRRVGVATSKIAWVEVGPEVEGRRVGFSAL; encoded by the coding sequence TTGAACATCCGGATCGGGATGATCTACACGCCCAAGGAGCTGGAGATCGAGCTGGCCGACGACCAGGACGGGCCCAAGATCATCGACCAGGTGACCGAGTCGGTGGGCCAGGAGGCCTCCATGCTCTGGCTGACCGACCGCAAGGGCCGCCGGGTGGGCGTGGCCACCTCCAAGATCGCCTGGGTCGAGGTCGGCCCCGAGGTCGAGGGCCGCAGGGTCGGGTTCAGCGCCCTGTGA
- a CDS encoding ArsA-related P-loop ATPase — translation MNLLDRRLLFVTGKGGVGKSTVAAALSLLAAQHAKKALACEVDAKGDLAALFETAPLDFEPRQIFPGLSGMAMHTEASLDEYLRLQLRVPGVSKIGPLAKAFEFVATAAPGVREILTVGKLAHEVRERHYDIVVADAAATGHVVGQLTAPQAINSLVRVGAIRNQTGWVLDILADPAQTALVVVTTPEEMPVRETVDLVRRVRAETPVHVAAVVVNRVLPELFSHSDEEVFERLREPAVARKLARAAKGRVGQLQPVFDGARLAVTLRRSRTGHLDMLRRELGPDLPLLYVPELFTRGYGLRTTGQVADALAAELGY, via the coding sequence ATGAACCTGCTCGACCGCCGGCTGCTGTTCGTCACCGGCAAGGGTGGGGTGGGCAAGAGCACGGTGGCCGCCGCCCTGTCGCTGCTGGCCGCCCAGCACGCCAAGAAGGCGCTGGCCTGCGAGGTCGACGCCAAGGGCGACCTGGCCGCCCTGTTCGAGACGGCCCCTCTCGACTTCGAGCCCCGCCAGATCTTCCCCGGGCTGTCGGGGATGGCCATGCACACCGAGGCCTCCCTCGACGAGTACCTGCGCCTCCAGCTCCGGGTACCGGGTGTGAGCAAGATCGGGCCGCTGGCCAAGGCCTTCGAGTTCGTGGCCACGGCCGCCCCCGGTGTGCGCGAGATCCTCACCGTGGGCAAGCTGGCCCACGAGGTGCGCGAACGCCACTACGACATCGTGGTGGCCGACGCGGCCGCCACCGGCCACGTCGTGGGCCAGCTCACGGCCCCCCAGGCCATCAACTCGCTGGTGCGGGTGGGGGCCATCCGCAACCAGACGGGGTGGGTGCTCGACATCCTCGCCGACCCGGCCCAGACCGCCCTCGTGGTCGTCACCACGCCCGAGGAGATGCCGGTGCGCGAGACGGTCGACCTGGTCCGCCGGGTGCGGGCCGAGACCCCCGTCCACGTGGCCGCCGTCGTGGTCAACCGGGTGCTGCCCGAGCTGTTCAGCCACAGCGACGAAGAGGTGTTCGAGCGGTTGCGGGAACCGGCCGTGGCCCGCAAGCTGGCCCGGGCGGCCAAGGGACGGGTGGGCCAGCTCCAGCCCGTCTTCGACGGCGCCCGCCTGGCCGTGACCCTGCGCCGCAGCCGCACCGGGCACCTGGACATGCTGCGCCGCGAGCTGGGGCCCGACCTCCCCCTGCTCTATGTACCCGAGCTGTTCACCCGCGGTTACGGGCTGCGGACCACCGGGCAGGTGGCCGACGCCCTGGCCGCCGAGCTGGGTTACTGA